gcaaattaattaaactccAGTTCCATGTGGTCTTACATATATGTTTATCGTAAGTACGCAAAGACATTTGAAACTGTATATATAAACTAGGAAATGGCAGTTACTTCGACCCGATCAAGCTGTCGGATAGGATGCTCTCATGGCTATACCGCAGAGACCTTCCTTGACATCCACGTCCCGAGCCATCCTAATGTATCCTTCCTCGCCCCATCCCGTGCCCCACGAATTTTTCACCAACCAATACTTGGTGCCATCATCGTCTGTTCCATATCCCACTGCAGAGACCCCGTGGTTGAGCTCTGTCCCACATTCTCCCGTGAAAACACCTCCAGCATAGAACTGGAAATCAGAGCCACTGGCATCAATAGCAACAGACACCGGCTGGTTGGCGACTGCCTTTAGAAGAGCCGATTCATTGTTCTCCGGTACATCCTCGTGGCCAGCGATACTGGCTGCATGGGATGCTGCCTTCGTTGCATTGCAGGTGCCATCGACTCCTTGATAGGGATAATTCGCTTCGGTAGTGAGGCCTTTGTTTTCAATGATGAAATCAAATGCATTGTCCATGAGACCGCCTTGACAGCCCCGATTTTCACCTTTTGTATCGCAATCAACTAACTCCTGCACGGATAGAGAAACTAATTTTCCAGTTGTGATCTTGGTGATTCCTTCCATGGCTGCCGCAGCGGAGAACGCCCAACAACACCCTGTATAATTTGGAAGTGTGAAATTTCGAATACTACTACTTCTGAAATatggggaaaagaaaaagaaaaaaaacatgttTATCTGTGTACCACATTCGCCTTGGTCCTTGATCGGAGTCACAGCTCCTTTCTTTCGCCAATCAATGCTAGAAGGAACAGCAGTCTTGTTCTCGTACTTGAATGGTGACTTCTTGTATGGCCTCGAACTGGAGGAGACATTGTAGCCATTCCAGTAAGCCCGAAATTCCTCGTTTGTCAGGTCCGCGAACTCATTGATCCCTATCCAGTAAGTCTTGCTCCCCTCCCGGTTGAAAGACTCTATAAACTCCACATTGCTCTTGAAAATCCCGAACCTTTTCTCCCTCTCAACATCACTCACATACATACGGCGGTACTTGGTCATCCACTGCGCATGCTTGTCGAACATAGACGGCAGCTCGTGAAGCATCCGGGACCAGGATTGTGATGAACACAACCCCAAAATGGCCACGGTTAGGTAAAAGGTCTTCATTCTGAGCATGGAAGCcctatttttttcgattaagTAGTGGCGTATCTCGAAATGACTATGAACGAGCGAGTGAATGAGCAGAAACCAAACGAAGGAAGGTATTTATAGGAAAGAATTACGTGAAatgttgaaaataataaatagccaattcaattaattagaaaCATTGGTTCCATTGGGGACAAACCCCTTCGTTCTATGCACTGTAATGAATTTATTGTACAGCCCCTGCGATGGCAATCCATTGAATATTTGATCTTAAGTCAAAACTTGTACCAGTTTATGTACGGACGTTATTTATTGCGATTTTGTAGTTCAGCCCCCTCAAATTCGA
The sequence above is drawn from the Punica granatum isolate Tunisia-2019 chromosome 5, ASM765513v2, whole genome shotgun sequence genome and encodes:
- the LOC116209090 gene encoding senescence-specific cysteine protease SAG39-like encodes the protein MKTFYLTVAILGLCSSQSWSRMLHELPSMFDKHAQWMTKYRRMYVSDVEREKRFGIFKSNVEFIESFNREGSKTYWIGINEFADLTNEEFRAYWNGYNVSSSSRPYKKSPFKYENKTAVPSSIDWRKKGAVTPIKDQGECGCCWAFSAAAAMEGITKITTGKLVSLSVQELVDCDTKGENRGCQGGLMDNAFDFIIENKGLTTEANYPYQGVDGTCNATKAASHAASIAGHEDVPENNESALLKAVANQPVSVAIDASGSDFQFYAGGVFTGECGTELNHGVSAVGYGTDDDGTKYWLVKNSWGTGWGEEGYIRMARDVDVKEGLCGIAMRASYPTA